Part of the Nycticebus coucang isolate mNycCou1 chromosome 22, mNycCou1.pri, whole genome shotgun sequence genome, CAATAGCACAGGGTGGCCAGGAACTCACGCTGGTGATCAGAACTCTGAGACCAAATCCCGCCAGGCCTGGGCACACTCCACATCTCTCATCTGTAGAAGGAGAATTGTACTTACTTCACAAAGTTGTTGTAAAGCCATTTGCCCTTTCTTGTTCCTTCTAGACACTCTATGCATTGCCCCCGTGCCTTCCATGTACTGATATGCCTCCCTACCTTTAAGAAACTCTTCTCTTAACTCCTAAAAACACGTTCATCACTCAAGGCTCTGTTCATCACTTCAAATGTCACTGCCTTCCAGAAGCCTAAACTGACTCCCTACTCCAACTGACTAAAACTGCTTCCCCTTGGGATTTGTCTGTTTGGCTAGTCTACCTGTTTTCTAGACCTCACCACAATCTTCCTTTTACCAAGACTGGTTTATTTCCAGGCCTGTCATCCACCCACTCCCACCTGGACTGTGATTCCAGGTTGGCACAGAGCCTGGAATAAAATCAGTACCAATTTTATGTAGATTCGCCATAATCATCATTTACTGAGGCATCTAGCACTGTGCTGAAGGCCACACCACCACCTGAGGAGACTGAGACCTCCCTGAGGAAGCAGCCTCAGAGATATGAATGGATGGGGTCTTGGACAAGGAGAAAGTCACAGTACAACTCCCTGTGCCACTCAGTTCTCTGACAGAGAGCCAAGCTCCCCTCACCCTAGGAGCTGGGGAGTCCAGTGGTTACCTCACCACCCGGTGgcagcctctgccttccaagttaTGACACAATTGCGAAACTCCAACTCCCCAGATATTTTCGAAAGAAACTGTTGGTTTCCTGCCCCAGGCACGGTTGGGGACTGTGGCCCCTATGCCAACCAGGGTCTTCGGCAGTCTCAGGACTTGGGAAGCTAAATATAGTCAGGGCTTGGGGTGATAAGGAAATGAAAACGGCAAAACTGTAAAGTGACCCAGTTTTATTTTGGATCTGGAGGCCAGATGGGGCACTGCTCCACGGGGTAGGGCTGTATGTAGTCTTCCCCTCCCTGAGGTGGGAGGCCAGGGCGCAGGCAGCGGGGGCTCAGTAGATGGGGCCTCTGGGTACCCAGTCCCGGTAGAGGCATGAGGAGAGAGGGGGAAATCAGGCAGCGGCCTGCAATGGCTCAGATTGAGTggaggggggcggagggggagttggggggagagagagaacacagaatCCAAGAACCCGGAGTCCGAAGGCTGGGCCAGTCTCCTCCACTTTACCGCAAAGGCTCAGGTCACAGAAGTGAAGCCAAACTGTCATCCAGCAGGAGGCAGGGCCTGGAGGGACACCAGGGTCCCAGGGAGGTCGGTGCCCGGCTCCGCGTTCAAGCCCGCTGTCTCCAACCTCACGGAGGGTGGATGCCGGGCTCCTTCGCGGGGTGCGGGTGCGGAGTCCAGCAGGCAGTCAGATACCCTTTCTCCCCTCGGGCGCGCCAAGCGGGCCCATACCGCGCTCAGCAGCTCACCGAGCCGGCGGGCGGCGCTGACCCCAAGTCTGAGAAGCAGTCGAACTCGCTCTGGCCCAGGAAGAGCTCGGGCAGCTCGCGCACGCGGTGCAGCCCGAGCTCGAGCTCCAGCGACGTCAGCGCCTCCTCGTCGATGAGTTCGGCGTCCATGCTGCCCAGGGTTTGCGCTGGCggcggggcggcggcggcgggcgacGGCTGCAGGGCCGGGGGGCCTTCTAGGGGTCCCGGAGGCCCGGTCGCACGGCCCGGGTACATCGTCGCCACCGGCTGCAGGTGCGCGCTGCCTGCGGCCGGCGGCGTTACCGCCGGAAAGGGCTGGAAGGAGGACGGCGGCCCAAAGGCCCCATATGCCTGGGCCCCGGGTGGCGGCGGCGGACCCAGAGGTGCCCCCCGCGGTCGCAGCCCGCTGTCCAGACCCGAGCTCGCGTACGGCTGCAGAGTCCGGAGCGCATGAGGGCCGTGGGCGGGCGCGGTGGGAGGCGGCCTCTGCACCAGGCGGTAGCCCTCGGCGAGCATCAGGTGGTCGGCCATGGCGGCGGGCGGACTGCCAAAGGGGGCAGCAGGCGGATGGTCAGCGCGGGCTACCCTGGGCCAGCTGCTCCTCTGCGGCGGGAAACCTGGGCACCGTGCCGTCGCTGCAGCTGAGCTgggcaaaagaaaaccaaatccGGCTCGTGCTTCCGCCAAGCCCAGGACGTCCCGAGCTCCGCGAAGAGACCCCGGCACACCAACAATCTAAAGCTCCAAAACCTCCGCGGCGTTCCCCAGGGTTTGGCGAGGACTTATACCCTAAGGCGGCTGTCCCCGCCTCCTGTCTCTCATTGGATGAGTGAGACGCTTCTGGGCGGGCCACGCGTGTTTCCTGCTAGATCTGGGCCCCGCCCTCTCCTGGAGCCCCCGCCCCAAGTCCAAAACCCCGCCCCCAAGTCCCAGACCCCCGCCCCAACCAAGTGTGCTGGTACCGGGAGGGTGTTTGGCACTTTCTGAGAGGCTCTGTCTGGACTTCAGGGGCTCAGACTTGAGGCTAGGATTGACCTGACCACAAAACGGGGTGGTTAGGTCCCTCCAGAGCGGCAGGATCTTAGGCTCACCCAACATCTTAATTTTCCAGATGAAGTCTGAGGCTCAGTGGTTACAGAGGTTTCTTAGAAATGCATACCAAATCCTGAACAGAGCGAGACCAGAACCAGGCCTTGCGCTTGCACAGCTCCGCCTAACACAGGCATCTTAGGTGCAGTGTCCCCCAGGAGGGGGGGTCAGCTGTCCATCCCCATAACCCCTTGGGAGAGCCAGTTGCTTCTTCTCTGGCTCCCACCGCACCTTGTCTGTTGAAGCATGTACTGAgttgttattaaaataatttatgggCATGTCTCCTGAAGGACTTGTTCATCTTCTTATCCTCAGCACTTGGCCCAGAGCCTGGCCCAGAGCAGGCTTTTAGTAAAAGTTGGGcgagtgaacaaatgaatgaacgaATTGCAACTCATTCACCTGAGTTTCTGTTTCTCATCTATGTAAGGGAACAACAGCGGCCCTGCCCccttgtaaggattaaatgaggggATGTGTGTACAGTGTCCAGCACAGTTCCTGGTACATAGTAGATGCCCACAAGTTTTCTTAAAAGAATGAAAGGCTGGATTTCGTTCTGTCCCTAAGGAACTTCCCAGTGGGGAATATCACATCCCtagataacaataataatttgtattattattgttttttagtgTTCTACATTCTACAAGCATCTCCTTGGGGGTGGGACATGGATTATCAGCCTCATTTTGCAGATACAGagagacacaaaaagaaaaagtgactgTGCTGGTGTCACAGGCAGTCCGACTTAGCATGTGAATGCCATGTGTTTTCCACTTCTGAGCAACTGGAGTTGGTGCCAGTGGCCAGGATACAGCCTCTTGAACTTTGCCCTCCACCCATATGACACTCTCTCCCTCCGTCTTTGATTCCCTTCCCCCAGAAGTGCCCTTGGTACTTCCTGGAACTTGGGTTTGTTGTTGTAGAGGGAATAACTTTATAGTGACAGTCCAGAGGCCCAAGTTCTAATTACACCTCTGCCACCTACAGTATGTGACCTCCCCCACCAGTGGATTGTGACAGTTGAGTGTCGGGCATGACAGGGGCAGCTCAGCTTTCTGCTCAGTGAAAGAGACATGGTGACCCTGCCCACTCACCCTGAGAGCTTGTGGGAAGTCACAAATGACCACGGGTGTGGTAACATTTCTGCAAAGTGTAATAGCTACGCAATGGAGTCGATTCCTCTGAGTCTCTAAGTAAGACTTCACACAGAAATTCCTAAACCTCAGACTCAGTACCTCAGACTCAAGTGGAGACAGGGGACAGAAACAGGTGGGTGGGGGCTTTGAAAAAGAATCTTCAGTCCCACATTAACCTCCTGACCCAGACTTTCCAAGGGTATTTTTGAATCATAAgaatctgtattaaaaaaaatcctctgccATTCTGACATATTTGGTCTAAGGACATCAACATTTGGGAGCCATAGCACCACCAGatgattttccttttaaaaaatgcatgtgtgactaatgtttaaaaacttctttaatttagccaacaaatatttattgagcacctactccAGGCCAGGAGTTTATCTACCAGTGGTTATTACACTTTCAAGGTCATGTACTTCTCTGAGAATCTAAAGAAAACTGCAGAATAGTGCTCACCAAGTATAGCCTATAAATTCAGTGGGTTGACAGATCTGGGGGTGGGAATGTCATGGATTCCTCAGGGGTTCAATAGAGTCTGGGTTAAAAATGCCTGTTAGATTTGTGTAAACAACAAACTAAGTAAAATAATGATCCACATATTAGAAAGTGATAGGAACAatggacaaaaggaaaaaagagagtgggaaggaggctggggtgcagggaagaggggaaaggttGTAGCATGGCACAGAATGGTCAGGGTAAGCCCATTGGTACCGTCGGGTTTGAGTAGAGACTTGAAAGAGCTGAGAAGTGTCTGGGCAAAAGTCCAGGCAGAGGTCCAAGCTCTCAAACACTAGAGCAGTCCTTCAAAAACCACAGCAAGTACCAAGGTGTCAGCATTACCGGGGACCTCATTAGAAATGCCCCTTCTGGGGTTCCATTCCAGATCTGAATCAGTTTCTGAATCAGAAACTGGGCTGGGGCTCAGCAGTCTGTGTTTTAATAAACCCTGCAGATGATTCTGGTTAGGGACCTCTGAGGTAGATAAAGCCTTAAGGCAGGTGTAAGCAAGAGCCCAGAGTGGGTGTGCGCAGAGGAGTGAGGTGATCTAACTTGTGCTGCTCTGGTCTGCCATCAGAACAATTCCCATTGTTCCCAGTGTTTCCGTGACTTGCTTCCTTGGGTTCCTCGGACTTCCCAAGAACATCACTTCTTGGGGCTCTTGGTGTGCCTTATGCCTGGAGTGTTTTTCCATCAGCTTCATAACCCAATCCTTCACTTTGTCCTGACCTCCACCCAGAGTCACCCCCCTCAGAGAAAGCTTCCCTGACTTGCCTCTATCCCTCTCTACCCCCTCACCCTGTTCTGTTTTCCTTCTTAGCACCTACGGACGCTTGGCATTACCCTCATGTGTTTTGGTCAATGAGGGTGACCCTATGAGATTATAATGGAACTGAAAAAATTCCCATTGCCTAGTGACCTTGTAGCCCTTGTAGAGTCATAGTGCAATGAATTACTCgtgtgtttgtggtgatgctggtgtaaacaaacctactaTGCTGCCAGTCTTATAAAAGGATAGCACATACATGTGTAATTACACCCACTACACTTGATACTGGTGATAAACAACTATGCtgctggtttatgtatttactatatttttattgttattttagagtgtattccttctacttaaaaaaaaaaaggataacaaGGGCTagatgctgtggctcacacttgtaatcctagcactctgggaggccaaggcgggtggattgcctgagctcacagtttgagaccagcctaagccagagtgagacccccatctctaaaaataacggtgtgttatggtgagtgcctgtcatcccagctacttgggaggctgagacaagagaatcacttgagcccaagagtttgaggttgctgagctatgacaccacagcactctactgagggtgacaaagtaaaactatgtccacaaaaaaaaaagttaacagtaaAACAGCCTCAGACAGGTGCTTTAGGAGGAATTCCAGAAGAAGGTATTGTTATCACAGGACATGACAGCTCTGTGCACCTAATTGCCCCTGAAAACCTTCCACTGGGACAAGATATGGAAGTAGAAGATAGTGATATTGATAACcttgaccctgtgtaggcctaggctaatttATGTGTGTTTTTCTGTCTTAGGTTTtaacaaagaagtaaaaaaagtttaaaaaaaattgaaaaatactcatagaataaggatataaagaaaggaaatatttttgtacagatagACGATGTGTTTGTATcataagctaagtgttattacaaaagagttcacaagttaaaaaatttttttaaagttgatgAAGTTATAGTAAgataaggttaatttattattaaaaaaagaaatttagggctgtgcccctagctcagtgggtagggcaccagccacatgcaccgaggctggcgggttcgagcctggcctgggccagctagaacagtggtgacaactgcaacaagaaaagaaaggaaaagtggccagatgttgtggcaggagcccatggtcccagctacttgggaggctaaggcaaaagaatcacttgggcccaagagtttgagattgctgtgagctgtgatgccacagcactctacccaggacagcttcagactctgtctcaaaaaaaaagaagaagaaaagaaattgaaaaaataagtttAGTGTAGCTTAAATGTACCAGGTTTATAAAATCTACTGTAGGTGTACAGTACTGTCCTAGGCATTCACactcactcaccactcactcactgactcaacCATAGCAACCTTTAGTACTGCAAGCTCCTTTTGTGATAAGTGCTCTGTACCGGTTTACCCTTTCAAAACcttttttgctatatttttaCAGTACGTTGTTTAAGTTTTGATACATGAATATTTACAATTGTGTTATGGTTGCCTGCAttattcagtatagtaacatgcAGTATAGGTTTGTAGCCTACAGGAGCAATAAACTAGACCTTATAGCCTGGCTGTGAGGTAGGGTAGAACATCTACCTAGGTTTGTGTAAGGATAGTTTGcaatgtttgcacaatgacaaaatcacctaaggCTGCTATCTCAGCATGGCTCCCTGTTGAAATGTGTGACTGTATTTCAGAGAATGTGTCCCCCAGCAGTTCACTCTCTGAAAGCAGACACCTTGACCATCTTGCTCTGAACAGTCTTTCCAAGGCAtcagaacagtgcttggcacatagtagggacttaataagtatttgttgaatgtgtAAATTAGGCACAGAAAATTTACAATCCTTTTTGATAGAGAAGGAAACCGAGGCCCAGAAAATGATCGGAACTTGctgaggagtgtgtgtgtggtagaGCAGTGGTTGGAAGAGACATTTGTAGCCCTCAGGGCAGAGCCTTTCCCACTGACTCAAGCTGCTTTACCCTGAGCCATGCCTTTACACGTGTGAGTTGACAGGGCCACAGGTAGACATGCCCCATGGAAGGAACTGGTGGGCTGTGGTAGAGATGTaatccttccctctcctttcctacATCCAGCGTTCCTCTTGAGGACACATCAGAGGACCCAACCCAAGTGTCCTCTGTATTTCCCAAAGGTCTCCAGGTCCTGGCTGGCACAGAGACCTCACTTAACACCTCTTGGACTTTACTCTTGCTAATA contains:
- the CITED4 gene encoding cbp/p300-interacting transactivator 4; amino-acid sequence: MADHLMLAEGYRLVQRPPPTAPAHGPHALRTLQPYASSGLDSGLRPRGAPLGPPPPPGAQAYGAFGPPSSFQPFPAVTPPAAGSAHLQPVATMYPGRATGPPGPLEGPPALQPSPAAAAPPPAQTLGSMDAELIDEEALTSLELELGLHRVRELPELFLGQSEFDCFSDLGSAPPAGSVSC